In the genome of Centropristis striata isolate RG_2023a ecotype Rhode Island chromosome 6, C.striata_1.0, whole genome shotgun sequence, the window CAACAACCAttcaaatgataaaaatgaaaattagaatttaattgaacagataaaaataacacatccacatgtttaaaaagcatttttgcttgaaaatcccaaaaaattaaaatgcatttatttatagatttttaaaaattattttaataacttattACTTTGCATATTCTGATTATTAATGTAACATACTAaacataattataatacatctaataataaattataatatatatgtatattatgaGCTGTCCAGCAgtatataaagtgattaaaataGGTTAAACTTACATTAATCTTAAATTCACATGTtcacaaaaagtttttgttgaaccaccaaccatccaaattataaaaatgaacatttgaattaaattaaacagagaaaagcaacaaatccacatgtttaaaaagcatttttgcttgaaaatccccaaaaaattaaaatgcattcatttaaagattttaaaaaatctattttaataacttattACTCTGCATATTCTGATCATTAATGCAacataataaactaataaataataacatatatTCATATAATAAGCTATCCAGCAgtatataaagtgattaaaataGGTTAAACTTACATTCAGCTTAAATTCACATGTtcacaaaaagtttttgttgaaccaccaaccatccaaaatataaaaatgaacatttgaattaaattaaacagagaaaagcaacaaatccacatgtttaaaaagcatttttgcttgaaaatcccaacaattaaaatgtatttatttatagatttaaaaaaaatattttaataacttaTCATGTTGCATATTCTGATCATTAATGCAacataataaactaataaataataacatatattcatattataaGCTATCCAGCAgtatataaagtgattaaaataGGTTAAACTTACATTCAGCTTAAATTCAGATAGTTTAACTTTtccttgagtatttctacagaAAGTTActgatacttttactgcagtaaaatactCTAAAAGTGAATAATCGTGGAGCGGAGACTCACCGTGGGCAGGTGGAGTGTGTCAGCTGAGCTGTGACAGATTCAGCGGTGATGAGCTCAGTTTGTCTGTCAGGAGGAGCCAACAGGTGACACATCACAACTAGCTCTACTTTCACTTAACTGGAAAggaaactctgtgtgtgtgtgtgtgtgtgtgtgtgtgtgtgtgtgtgtgtgtgtgtgtgtgtatatgtatgttggGTTTCTTTGGTGGTGAATCAGCTTCCTGCTCGGTAATATTCTGCCCTGTTTGTTCTCATGTCGACGAGCTCTCGGTGACAAAACAAAAGGTGTTTGTGTGAAGAGACTCTCCCGGTTCAGCTGCTCGGTTAGTTTCGGTTTGATCCGGAAAGGCTGCGGACAACTCTTATAAAACTCTTATAAAACTTTTAGTAAAAAGAAACAACTATAAATGGAGGAGCGAAATTACcggaaataataaatgataaatacataattaaatataatgcgatttttaaactaaataaaaattattaatgtaaatatatatcacATAAATATTGCACGATTTGTATACAAGCTAAACAAGttcagaaatatattttaaaaaattaactttaaatGGAATAGCGAAATTACcggaaataataaatgataaataatagattaaatataatgcaattttgaaaaaaaaaaatatttatttaacatgacctcaataaaataattcatacaAACATATATCATATAAATATTGGACAATTTGTATTTAACCTATACAAGTTCagaaatatagtttaaaaaattaactataAATGGAAGAGCAAAATTAccggaaataataaataaaaaattaccgGAAATAATAAATTctaaatacataattaaatataatgcaattttttaaataaataaaaataattcatataaatacatatcaTATAAATATTGCACGATTTGTATATAACCTATACAAGTTcagaaatacagtttaaaaaattaactataAATGGAATAGCGAAATGACCggaaattattaaatataatgcaattttgaaaataaataaatatagatttattttacataacctcaataaagtaattcatataaatatatatcatataaatatTGGACAATTTGTATATAACCTATACAAGTTTAgatatatagtttaaaaaaattaactataaaTGGAATAGCGAAATTACcggaaataataaatgataaatacataattaaatataatggaattttgaaaataaataaattaatatatttattttacatataattccCGACTATTATTAAACATAACCTCAATAAAATAACTCACTGAGTTTgaatagttaaaaaaacaactataaatagAATAGCGAAATTACCGGAAATAATGAaaagttaaataattaaatataaagcaattctgaaaataaataaatagatttatttaacAATTATTAAATATAACCTCAATAAActaattcatataaaacattcaAAGGCTGTTGTTAAAAAGGTGTATATTATAACAATGTCTTATCAAATATTAACCTTCAACctcaatgaaaaaaagaaatatatttttttaaatatttttgattaaatataatgccattttgaaaataaataaataaataaataaggattTATTTAACATATAATTCCGACTATTATTACATATCAcctcaataaaataatttatataaaaatattcaaagGCAAAGGTGCATATTATAATAATGACTTTTCAAATATTAACCTTCAacctaaaacatttttaaaaaatatattttattatataacatataaataaatatttgacaaCTTATATAAAACTTAtacaagtttaaaaatatagtttaaaaaataaactataaatagaatcacagaattaccagaaataataaatagttaaataattaaatacaatgcaattttgaaaataaataaatatttatttgacatataATTACCGACTGTTATTAAATATAACCtcaagaaaataattcatataaaaaaaattcaaaggtgtttgttaaaaatgtgtatgtaaTATCAATGACTtatcatttattaaaaataaaagtatatataatagataaaataaatttttaataaaatataaaaaaaagtattataaaaaatataaataaatgttggacTACCTATATATACAACTTATACAAGTTTagaaatatagtttaaaaaataaactatgaatAGAATAGAGAAATTAccggaaaaaaatacaaaattaaattaataaatataatgcagttttgaaaataaatgtatacttattatttaatttctcactTTCTTGCCAAATATAACatcaatgaaataattaatataaaaatattcaaagcatGTTGTTAAAAAAGGTGCATATTATAACAATGACTAATCAAATATTCACCTTCAACCTCaatgaaaatgtatataatcatatacataaatataatgtaaatataataacattatagTAAATTTaagttcaaagaaaaaaataagataaaaatattgttaaaaatgtaaaatataatcctgatttatgaaatattaaaattgtTGAATATGAACCTTCTATAATTTAAACATCTGAAATATTTTAAGCAATTATTGTGAGAAAGATGAATACTGATGATTATTATAACACTGACctaatactgtaaataaataaatattacatagtTTAATTGTTATGGCGTAAAAAGTTATGTATacttatatatatgtgtgagtTTTGGTGTGTAACAATCATAACGTATTTCCAATCACAAGAAACTTTATCAacctttcatttaatttttttctgaacatttaaaatatctgTGTGACGAGCTCtcccccttagttactgttgctatgcccGTCAAGCTTCCACGCCCGTTAGCAGCCATGGAGGGAACCGACGATGTTTTAGTGAGTGTTTTTGGAATAATACCTCCGAAAGTTAGGCtgcccattcacaaaatgctacaaagattaaaataaaacaagttcaCAATGTCCTGTTGGGACGTTATGTTTAACATTGATATACAGAACAGGGCTGTACATTAACTGTTTTTGCTTATAGCACTGGTGCTACAGAGGTTGATAGTTTCTCTATCATTGGTATGTAACTATAGTAACAAACACATCATCATATGTCATTGTTGCCCAGATGGCTAATAATCCACAGCACAGACTGATGTAACATGTGCTACATGCTATAATCTGTATTTTACTGGACTGtgacttattgtgaaggactgaaTAAATGCGGAGCCGGACACAATATAtagtttgaaagataagaatttagactctagtttcacaccagtAAATTAACTGGAAACATATTATGATCATCTATAtgagtagttaatgtgaaattttgatagaatgttagccaataGCCGGCCAATGAGGGGTTCAGTGACGCTAACTAGCTGTATTATGTTAAACTTctagcaacattgctagctagctaagcATGCAGTGTCATTAAAATTTGCTTTGTTGGACTAGTTCTGCACTAGTAGTGGTAAGAATACTAGTGGACAGGAACCATAACTGTTAAATCCGGTTTGGGTTATCCCATCTGACAGCTAGACAATCATTAGTTAGCTCATGTTTTCTAGCTAGCAGCTAAACTTGGAGcagacatatgtgtgtgttgatcTTTGAGATATTAAGTTGGGAGTGGGCTCTCCCACACGGTTTAATCCAAAGCCAGCAGCGCTCCTCTTGTTTTTTGCgttttggaaaaggggaaaaatcgACTCCTCCCTCAAAACTGTGAGGGTACCTGCTGTCAGACCGgttcaccttgttgctcagagctcaaagcttgacggaccttcttctcttagtaacggtTGCCAAAGTATGACGGGGGGAGGAGTTTTGCAAACGGTCATTTTTGACTACTTGTAGGTctgattaaaatatttatacaatTCAGTTTGCCCGCCACGACCGAGtgtggataagtggttaaggaaaatgaatgaatgaattaatgaatgaatgagtaacTAGTCAGAATtcaattttatatataatatattgtttACACAAAAATCTtgaattaacattttaacaagTCAATATGACATTTTGACGACTGATTGTTTAAAATGTCCAACTACAGGGAacataattagaagaaaaataaaaacttaaggTTTTTAAAATAGATTGGATGTTAAGGTCGCTCTTGAGATGTTGCTTTCTTCTGGACTCCAGGAGTTGAAGAGCTCCTGCAGCATGGAGGCGTCCTCCACGGCGTTATGGGCGTCGTAGCTCCTTGCCAGGAAGTGGTCGACCAGATACTTCTGGGAGTACCTGCCCAGGTTAGGGAAGAGGTTCTTGCTCAGCGGGATGGTGTCCACAAACCCGGTCACCACCTGGCGGAACTCCTGCAGCAGCGAGAGCTCCCGAATCACTCTGGAGATCACCGGGGCGTCGAACCCGCGGGCATTGTGGGCAACCAGCAGCACCGGGGTGTGGAAGGAGCGCAGGAAGTCCAGGAAGGAGGTGACGGCGTCATCGAGCGGGACGGTGGCCAAGGGACTCCCGTTGAGCAGCAGGCGGTTGTTACTGGCGGTGAAGCCTGTTACCTCTGAGGCTTCCCTATCGATCCGCCGGCGGGGGACAATGTAGGCGTTAAAGACCCTCGACCCAGACACCGCCGACAGctggatgatgtcacacaccGCAGTGTctgaaagaagaagatgatttaaccctctgaaactgggacaaatatataaaatctatataaatctatataagtcctgcagctctatggaatcaacacaatcatggctggaagtgggaagaactcaaacatgtctttgtgcagaataacacagtaagaatgacagaaatcataaataaaaatgtaatctacACAGCctaaacaacacttttccaagtgcccacacacaaatgttgtaaaaaacagttttctccacatattgaagtattgtcatgtttccagcctctcctgtcctctcctctcagctctgtgtaaacagcctctcctgtcctctcctctcagctctgtgtaaacagcctctcctgtcctctcccctctgctctgtgtaaacagcctctcctgtcctctcccctctgctctgtgtaaacagcctctcctgtcctctcctctctgctctgtgtaaacagcctctcctgtcctctcctctctgctctgtgtaaacagcctctcctgtcctctcctctcagctctgtgtaaacagattctcagtgaatatttgtcacgtgaccgttggtctcagcagaatcaatcatgtcttcagtgtctctgaggagaatttaatgtttttaacaggatctggttcgtgCAAACGCTTTTttctaaatgacacatggagaataaagagattctgacacaaatatcaacatttcaacacaagttttggtcactttttataactgatgatcTGTTTAAGGaccgtttttactttttttttctggatcCCTTGCAATTTGCCTACCAGCCCCATTTAGGAGTCGACGATGCTGTCATCTACCTGCTGCAACGAGCCCATATGCATCTGGATGGTGGAGGAGGCACTGTGAGGATCACATTCTTTGATTTCTCCAGTGCTTTCAACACCATTCAACCTCTGCTATTGGGTGAGAAGCTGCGGGGGATGGGTGTCGACGACTCTAGGATCTCCTGGATTACTGACTACCTGACAGGCAGGCCACAGTTTGTCCGTCTGGGCAGTGTCCTGTCTGATGTGGTGGTCAGTGATACAGGAGCTCCGCAGGGAACTGTGCTTTCTCCCTTCCTCTTCACCTTATACACCACTGACTTTCAGTACAACTCTGAGTCATGTCACCTGCAGAAGTTTTCTGACGACTCAGCTGTTGTCGGGTGtataagagagggagaggagggtgaGTACAGGACACTGGTGGACAGATTTGTAGAGTGGTCCGAACAGAATCACCTGAAGCTGAACGTCAACAAGACCAGAGAGATGGTGATTGACttcaggaggaagaagatgcttcCACAGCCACTTCTGATCAggggggaggtggtggaggactaCAAATACCTCGGAGTGGTGATCGGCAACAGACTGGACTGGAAAtctaacattttttattgtatttttatattttattgcttgaagtatgcctaggttgttctttttatttaattgtgttgtcattgtctctgtgtgtaatgctgctgctacgctgtaatttcccagcttgggataaataaagtatatctatctatctatctatctatctataaacggcaaatttttggcctttttttcctATCctgcagccaccagggggcgcacCCGATTGTTTTGGTGTATTGTCTGTGGTGAAGCTGTGAGTCATTTAATGTCGACACAAAGTCCAAAACACTGACTCACAGAACTGTGTTTTAAAGTGACACTCCACCCTTTTattacaaacaaacataaagtgATGTTACCTAATCCAGTGGTCTCCAGGTCGAAGAAAACAAGCGTTTTGATTACAGACATCTGCAAGAAAATAAAGagacattaaaacatgaattCATCTGACAGTCACATCTGACATTTATTCAAAGTTTTTGTTGGACCACCAAAACGTCCaggtgacaaaaaaatgaacatttgaaAGGCATTCTTGCttgaaaatcataaaaattaaaatgtatttatttatagatttaaaaaatacctgtggggtggacatggaagTTGTACCAAGTtacaagtatctaggtgtatacctggataataagtcggactggtccctaaacacagacactctctacaaaaaggggcagagccgcctcttttctTAAggttcttaaggaagctcagatctctggacatgtgtagtaagatgctgcagatgttttatcagtgtgtGGTAGTAGTgtgtttatgctgcagtctgctggggaggcagcatcacacacagagatgaaggcggttggacagactggtctaaagagctggttctgtggttggagccaggttggacactcACATAACACTggatattatcaagaatgtttgaagaagaataagaatagatgtaaaaatgaccaaaaaagacacaaaatgaccaaaaatagatgtaaagatggccaaaaaaggacacaaaataaccaaaaatagatgtaaaaatgacaaaaaagacacaaaacgaccaaaaatagatgcaaaaatggcccaaaaaggacacaaaattatcgaaatagacacaaaatgaccaaaaatagatgtaaaaatgacaaaaaagacacaaaataaccaaaaatagatgtagaaatgacaaaaaagacacaaaattatcgaagtAGACACAAATtggactggtctaaagagctggttctgtggttggagccaggttggacacactggaggaggtggtggagagatgacctgtcaacatgttccaggccatcctgaaatacccagatcatctgctacacaaaacctttatggaccaaaaaaaacagcagtggacggctcctctctctctgagatacacaagatccttctctcctacagacatcaggctgtctcattctaacagagattctaccagactaactgaatttaccctcggggagaAATAAAGTAATCTCGATTTGattattgtcaataaacctaggaaacctgcacatcctctgaatgctccaggtctctagtttgtggttgaaaAGTTTCATGATTTAATACACTGAGGtccagactcaagaaatgccctcactgcagtGAACTGGCTATTACtaatgactaacatcatcccacatgaagaaaactggactcattgaatccacaagagtctcagctttccagtcatactcagtttatttaattcaaagcttgtttagggacctcaatatgcacaaatattcacatacagtaggcTGAAATAGCAaatttgtactacatgagaaaaactgtgttttgccttaaactgcatattacactattttatacagtctatggttagaCTTATGattgaaagacatttttatattaagatagcatgacgtcataggtcacatgaccgctttgaaactTGCCAAAATTGCCGAGCTTTCCGTTATTTCGAAACctcccgacatgatatcctgacccTCTGAGCCCGCTACTCCCAACACTCAGGAGTTAAAATAGGCTACAATTACACTCAGCATGAATtcacatattttaacttttctttGAATATCTCTACAGattggtgctgatacttttactgcagtaaaatatgataataggTCAGATAAAGAGCGGAGCAGAGACTCACCGTGGGCAGGTCGTGGTGTGTGTCAGCTGGTCTGTGGTGGTCAGAGAGGAGGAGCCAACAGGTGACGCTCACCTGGTCACAACATGGTCACAACTAGCTCTACTTTCATTTACCTGCAAAAGAAACTCGCTGTGGGTTTTCTTCTCGTACCTTCTGTAATATTCTGCCCTGTTTGTTCTCATGTCGACGAGCTCTCGGTGACAAAACAaaaggtttgtttgtgtgtagaaaCTCCCCCGGTTCAGCTGCTCGGTTAGTTTCGGTTTCATTCGGCGGAGGACGGAAAAGCTGCGGACAACTATTATAAAACTCttataaattgtattttaagtttaaaaatatagtaaaaacaaacaaacaaacacaaaacaataaatagaatagcgaaattaaaataattgaaaaaaaattgaaataaataattaaatacaatgcaattttgaaaataaataaatatttatttgacatataATTACCGACTGTTATTAAATATAACCtcaagaaaataattcatataaaaaaattcaaaggtgtttgttaaaaatgtgtatgtaaTATCAATGAATTATCAATTATTAAACTTCAACCtcaatgaaaaggaaaaaaaatgtattataaaaaatataaataaatgttggagTACCTATATATACAACTTATACAAGTTTagaaatatagtttaaaaaataaactatgaatAGAATAGAGAAATTACCGGaagaaaaatactaaattaaattaataaatataatgcagttttgaaaataaatgtatacttattatttaatttctcactgttttgtcaaatataacatcaatGAAATATTATAACAATGACTTATCAAATATTCACCTTCGACCTCAATGAATGATGATGTGTGGGAGTTTTGGTGTGTAACAATcataatttatttccatttacaaGAAACTTTATCAACCagtcatttaattttcttcCGAACATTGAAAATATCTGTGTGACGAGCCCTTtatcatttaataaaaacaggTTCATAATGTCCTGTTGGAACGTTATGTTTAACATtgatatatacagtagtgtatatatatatatatatatatatatatatatatatatatatatatatatactgtacattaaatgtttttgcttATAGCACTGGTGCTACAGAGGTTGATAGTTTCTCTATCATTGGTATGTAACTATAGTAAGAAACATATGTCATTGTTGCCCAGATGGTAAATAATCCTCAGCACAGACTGATGTAGCATGTGCTACATGCTATATCTGTATTTTACTGGACTGtgacttattgtgaaggactgaaCAAATGCAGAGCCGGACCGAGTTGGTTGTTAACGATAGTGGATAAtgttgatatttatttggcttaacCAGAAACGATCAGCAGCTCCATTAGCCGACTCtagtaaacccgaggctaacgtacacagtGTAttgtttgaaagataagaatttAGACTTCAGTTTCACACCACTAAATTAactggaaacataacatgattatttatattagtagttaatgtgaaattttgatagaatgttagccaataGCCGGCCAATGTGGGGTTCAGTGACGCTAGCTATTAGCACTGGAAAGCCCTGTATTATGTTAAACTCctagcaacattgctagctagctaagcATGCTAATTTTACAGACGGTGTCATTAAAATTTGCTTTGTTGGACTAGTTCTGCACTAGTAGTGGTAAGAATACTAGTGGACAGGAACCATAACTATCCGGTTTGGGTTATCTCATCTGACAGCTAGACAATCATTAGTTAGCTCATGTTTTCTAGCTAGCAGCTAAACTTGGAGcagacatatgtgtgtgttgatcTTTGAGATATTAAGTTGGGAGTGGGCTCTCCCACACGGTTTAATCCACAGCCAGCAACGCTCctcttgttttttgagtttttggaaaaggggaaaaaacgaCTCCTCCCTCTAAACTGTGAGGGTACCTGCTGTCAGACCGgttcaccttgttgctcagagctcaaagcttgacggaccttcttctcttagtaacggtTGCCAAAGTATGATTGGACGAGGCGCATTCAGGGGAGGAGTTTGCAAACGGTCATTTTTGACTACTTGTAAGTctgattaaaatatttatacaatTCAGTTTGCCCGCCAAGACCAAGtgtggataagtggttaaggataatgaatgaatgaatgagtaacTAGTcagaattacattttatatataatatattgtttACACAAAAATCTtgaattaacattttaacaagTCAATATGACATTTTGACGACTGATTGTTTAAAATGTCCAACTACAGGGAacataattagaagaaaaataaaaactttaaggTTTTTAAAATTGATCGGGTGTTAAGGTTGCTGTTGAGATGTTGCTTTCATCTGGACTCCAGGAGTTGAAGAGCTCCTGCAGCATGGAGGTGTCCTTCACGGCGTTATGGGCGTCGTAGCTCGTTGCCAGGAAGTGCTTGACCAGATGCTCCTGGGAGTACCTGCCCAGGTTAGGGAAGAGGTTCTTGCTCAGCACGAAGGTGTCCACAAACCCGGTCACCACCTGGCGGAACTCCTCCAGCAGCGAGAGCTCCCGAATCACTCTGGAGATCAACGGGGCATCGAACCTGTGGGCGTTGTGGGCAACCAGCAGCACCGGGGTGTGGAAGGAGCGCAGGAAGTCCAGGAAGGTGGTGACGGCCTCATCGAGCGGGACGGTGTCCATGGGACTCCCGTTGAGCAGCAGTTGGTTGTCAATGAAGGTCAAGCCTGTTACACCTGAGGCTCGCTTATCGATCTGCCGGCGGGGGAGGATGTACTTGTTAAAGTCCTTTGACCCAGACACCGCCGACAGctggatgatgtcacacaccGCAGTgtctgaaagaagaagaagatttaaccctctgaaactgggacaaatatataaaatctatataaatctatataagtcctgcagctctatggaatcaacacaatcatggctagaagtgggaagaactcaaacatgtctttagACAgtaagaatgacagaaatcataaatgaaaatgtaatctaGCATTGGCGTAGCCACGGGTGTGCCGGTGCCACCCACAGAGGCAGCTGGCACACCCAAAAAAATTGCCGTCAGATGATGCGTTGCGATACCTGGGCAGGTGTGAACTCATCAGGAGTGATTCTGATTTGCGCTCCTTGTGGATTATGATCCTTGACAGACAGCTGGCCGAACTGAACAACCGGTTTTAGAGTGACGTTATGGTTCCGTGCATGAGTAAGTGcatgaatgttatatttcactATGTTCATCTCATTGGGCAcgcaatgtctgtgtgtgtgttgtgtttttgcggTGTGCTTTTCCTATTCTTttgttatgctgggcttacaccaaacgatttccccgttcccagactaaaaactgaaagtctttagtaaatctaggagttttactggagtcacggcgctcccgtcatctccatggttaagtgtaaggtagtaatctgctctgtttcatatcagtctgttcctagtcttgggtttggcgcaagtctcagtgatgtaacacaatcaacaaccaatatatGAGCGGGgaaaaggtccccggttccagaccggccagtaaaaccacttccacaggaaaaaggaacatcacaataatgttattaagctcagtcctcaatacaaa includes:
- the LOC131973704 gene encoding DNA polymerase III PolC-type-like translates to MSVIKPLVFFDLETTGLDTAVCDIIQLSAVSGSKDFNKYILPRRQIDKRASGVTGLTFIDNQLLLNGSPMDTVPLDEAVTTFLDFLRSFHTPVLLVAHNAHRFDAPLISRVIRELSLLEEFRQVVTGFVDTFVLSKNLFPNLGRYSQEHLVKHFLATSYDAHNAVKDTSMLQELFNSWSPDESNISTATLTPDQF
- the LOC131973682 gene encoding DNA polymerase III subunit epsilon-like, with translation MSVIKTLVFFDLETTGLDTAVCDIIQLSAVSGSRVFNAYIVPRRRIDREASEVTGFTASNNRLLLNGSPLATVPLDDAVTSFLDFLRSFHTPVLLVAHNARGFDAPVISRVIRELSLLQEFRQVVTGFVDTIPLSKNLFPNLGRYSQKYLVDHFLARSYDAHNAVEDASMLQELFNSWSPEESNISRATLTSNLF